tttgtagaatatttgtcatatattcgcaaatttagagaattcaagattattttgatGAATGCGATAAATCAGCAATATAAAAATTGCGTAATGAAAATTCGTAATgtgaaatacaggtgtgggtcactttggctacatttttcaagatgCTAGAAGTTtaatgagtttctcctgagactggagaaatggtaggcacggcagaacattacaatagctttatatgcagatagagtgctccaatatattcgtgattgcgctaatcggcagtgattagaatattttttcgcactacgtgcaacttcacattttagcaggtctgactacagattactgattggtgcactaagtattgttgtgaacttgacaatgcttccttctcattggcccacaagcaagaagcagagaggaatcatgtgttcagatggaaaaaaatgcagaatattcgatatataacaaatatatagcactatattgtaaaTATATACGCGAATTctggaagttgcgatattcgcgataaaaatttgttatatagtaaaaaaaatgcatcctGTTTCATCAAttgtcatccatttgagccatttccatctatcCATCGTTTTTTAGATGAGGAAcaaaaaaatactgcatgcaggacttttttccatctaaaaaacaGATctgagatggaaatggctcaaacggattacaactgatgcaacaggatacattttttttttacagaatcctgttttttttgctctctctcttttcttctgacggatcagaaaagCAAAAACCTAAGCGGTGATGTGAATACACCTTTACTTACATTGTGCTGTAGCTTGCTGCATTATTTCAGTGTGGATTCTGCAACAGAAGTTCAAAAACAAATATCAGATGTGTGGACTCACACCCAAAGGGATGCAAATAATTTGAAGTTTAGCCTGAGATAAATAGAGGTTCTTCTCCTATAAAGATTTGTTTTAAcatgttccagtataaaatgtTGGGGCTAAAAAAAATGGTCTTAAATATATGCACATCACGTTTTCGGGATCCAGAAAAATGTCACATCATATGGCCTGGAACGTAAGCTGTATAACTAATGTGTGTTAATGACCTAAGCTGAGATATCTCTAGCATCTCCCTTTCAGCTTCTCCATACACATAGAAGCTTGGCTTGGCcaaatgtgtatgtatattctATGGGCCAAACGTGCCAACCtcatctgtcaggggagagtcgggagctccctcTACACATTAGAGTGTTGGTGGCTTTGGCCAACAATAAACTAATGTGTATAGGGACCTTTATGCCTCGTTTCCACTGAGCGGATCGGTTCGGTACGGTTCGGTACGGTACGCTATTTTGGGTGTTTCCATTATGAAAGCGTGCCATAAAACCGAACCGTACCGCGCCATTCAGGGTCCTGCTTCTCATGTGGGTCCATAGAAAATGGAACGATACGGTTAGGGCGGAGCTACTGGCGTCACACAGTACTTTCCACTGATTGGTGGTCAGAAAACATCAATGCTGACGTCAAAGCAAAGCGCCAAACAATCACCACGTCGCCTTATTAGTCCATATAAAGGAGAAGGATGCCAGCAAACAACAGCGGCGATGGCGTTATTCAGAGTGAGCTTGATGGATCAGTGAGAAATGAAAAGGTCTATAAAGATATTTCGCAGCGGATGGCAGCCGAGGGATTTGAACGGACGTCGGGCCAGTGTAGGGCAAAGCTTAAAAAGCTTAaagcacaatataaaaaaattaaggacGCCAACAGCCGTAGTGGAAACTGTCCAACTGCTTGGAGGTGGTACGACGCCATGGACGCCATTTACGGTCATCGGCCAGCAAACCAAGGCAGGGAGGGAGGTCTGGACTCTGCAACTGTAATTCTCGAATCCATGGTAGACCCCtttggtaagtttttttttttttaaaacttcgcttAGAATATCGCTCTGCTTACCATTTAAAATATAATATCTAACCATATGTTTATTTTCAGAAACAGTTGATGTACTCTCCACTGATGCATCAAACTTATCAGAAGATGGACCTTCAATGTCtttcagcagcaacagcagcagtatTTCCTCAAGCCAACCACAGAGTAGCCAACCACAGAGTAGCCAACTACAGAGTACTCCCAATGCACCAAGGCACAATGGTAAGACATGAtgataaaaaagaaatttttaacTGTGCATTTTCTTAAACTAAAACAGCAGTGGGGCAGATGTGCAGGAGGTACAGTGTTGGAATAGATAAGAAGGGGGAGATCAGCTGTGGGGGAGATGTGCAGGAGGTatagtggtggaagagatgagaa
The sequence above is a segment of the Bufo bufo chromosome 4, aBufBuf1.1, whole genome shotgun sequence genome. Coding sequences within it:
- the LOC120999192 gene encoding uncharacterized protein LOC120999192 — its product is MPANNSGDGVIQSELDGSVRNEKVYKDISQRMAAEGFERTSGQCRAKLKKLKAQYKKIKDANSRSGNCPTAWRWYDAMDAIYGHRPANQGREGGLDSATVILESMVDPFETVDVLSTDASNLSEDGPSMSFSSNSSSISSSQPQSSQPQSSQLQSTPNAPRHNGERRRLQLDLRTVMEDMRAAEERQLERMDNLSERRFQAVRQDAQEAMRQEAEIARQQMEQLATFNQAFLGVLGQLVQVIGANRQPRSPPRH